The proteins below are encoded in one region of Sminthopsis crassicaudata isolate SCR6 chromosome 1, ASM4859323v1, whole genome shotgun sequence:
- the LRATD2 gene encoding protein LRATD2 — MGNQVEKLTHLSYKEVPTADPTGLDRDDGPRIGVSYIFSNDDEEMEQQQGPGQDTGDLQDLPEEQLQTPLPAPQQPYDPRLYEVECSVYYRDECIYQKSFSSGSAALSTYTPENLLNKCKPGDLVEFVSQAQYPHWAVYVGDFQVVHLHRLEVSNSFLTDASQGRRGRVVNELYRYKPLSPSTVVRNALAQVGAKERELSWRNSESFAAWCRYGKREFKIGGELRIGKQPYRLQIQLSAQRSHTLEFQSLEDLIMEKRRNDQIGRAAVLQELATHLHPVDPEEGDGEPARTTSEHVELPHLPPTPPSQHHSQAAH, encoded by the coding sequence ATGGGCAACCAGGTGGAGAAACTGACCCACCTAAGTTACAAGGAAGTTCCCACAGCCGATCCCACGGGTTTGGACCGGGATGACGGTCCCCGAATTGgagtttcttatatattttccaaTGACGACGAAGAGATGGAGCAGCAGCAGGGGCCCGGGCAAGACACAGGGGATTTACAGGATCTTCCCGAGGAACAGCTGCAGACACCGCTGCCAGCTCCACAACAGCCTTATGATCCCCGTCTTTACGAGGTGGAGTGTTCCGTGTACTACCGGGACGAGTGCATCTATCAGAAGAGCTTCTCCTCGGGCTCAGCTGCACTAAGCACTTACACCCCGGAGAATCTGCTGAACAAGTGCAAGCCGGGGGACTTGGTGGAGTTTGTTTCCCAGGCCCAGTACCCACACTGGGCAGTGTACGTGGGTGACTTCCAGGTGGTGCATTTGCACCGGTTGGAGGTGAGCAACAGCTTCCTGACGGACGCCAGCCAAGGCCGTAGGGGCAGAGTGGTGAACGAGCTGTACCGCTACAAGCCCCTCAGCCCCAGCACGGTGGTGCGCAACGCGCTGGCGCAGGTTGGCGCCAAGGAGCGGGAGCTGAGCTGGCGCAACTCGGAGAGCTTTGCCGCCTGGTGCCGCTATGGCAAGCGGGAGTTTAAGATTGGCGGGGAGCTGCGGATCGGCAAGCAGCCCTACCGCCTCCAGATCCAGCTTTCCGCCCAGCGCAGCCACACGCTGGAGTTTCAGAGCTTAGAGGACTTAATCATGGAGAAGCGACGAAATGATCAGATCGGGCGCGCTGCTGTGCTGCAAGAACTAGCCACCCACCTGCACCCCGTGGACCCCGAGGAAGGGGATGGGGAGCCCGCCCGGACTACCAGCGAGCATGTTGAGCTCCCCCACTTGCCACCGACTCCTCCCTCACAGCACCACTCGCAGGCGGCACACTGA